CGGCCAGGGCCTTGTCGGCGTCCGCCTTCGTCGTGAGCTGCTTGAACGCGGTGCCGATGATCAGGTCGACCTCGGCCGGCTTGGCGCGGGTGTCGGTCTTCAGCTCGGCGCCGGCGAGCTGCGTGCCGAGGACCGGCAGCGCCGCGTCGGTGGCGGCCCTGGCGCCGAGCAGCAGCCCGGGGCCCTTGACCTTCTTGTCGTACGCCTTCGTCGCGTTGCCCACGTCGCCGATGGCGAAGCCACGTTTCTTCAGCTCGTCCGCCGTCTGCTTGGCGAGGCCGCTGCGGGGCGTGGCGTTGAGGACGTTGACCGTGACCTGGCCGGGCTTCGGCAGGATCTTCGGGCTCGCCGAGGGCGACGCCGAGGTCTTCGTCCGGCAGTCGCCGGTGGCTCCCGCGGCCGAGGCCTTGTCACCGCCGCCGGTGAAGACGTCGATCAGCTGCAGAGTGCCCCAGCCGATCAGGCCGACCGCCACGACGGAGGCAACGACGGCGAGCACGATCCTGCTGCGCCCGCGGCTCCGGCGCATACGCGGGTATTTGTCTCCCGTGATGCGGTACTTGCCGCCCATGCCGGGGGGAGTGAGCATGCTCATGGGCGCAGCGTAGTGCGCCCCGGCGGTGATTCCTACTAAATGATCATTGGCCCACGCCGGGGACTACCCGAAAGGGTCAACGCGGGCGCGCGGCCCGCGGCTCAGCCCAGCTCGAGGACGCGGGCGTGCAGCACCTGGCGCTGCTGGAGCGCGGCGCGCACGGCGCGGTGCAGACCGTCCTCGAGGTACAGGTCGCCCTGCCACTTCACGACGTGCGCGAAGAGGTCGCCGTAGAACGTCGAGTCCTCGGCGAGGAGCGTCTCGAGGTCGAGCTGGCCCTTGGTCGTCACGAGCTGATCGAGGCGGACCGGGCGCGGCGCGACGTCCGCCCACTGCCGGGTGCTTTCCCGGCCGTGGTCGGGGTACGGCCGGCCGTTTCCGATGCGCTTGAAGATCACACGGAAAGCCTACCGGGCCCGGCTCTCCGGGCGCAGCCATGGAGACGGAGTGCGAGTCTGGGAAATGACGTCCTAAACATGGGCAAACCGGGAACACTCAATCCGGGGACAGGGGCCAGAAATGAGTGACAGCGAGCCGATACCGGCCGGGCCGGCGAATGCGAAGCCTTCATCAGGGGTAGACGCGGGCGCCGGGTTGACGCCCGGAACCGCCGCTTCCTCAGCCCCGGGCGGGACAGGTGAAGCTTCCCCCACCGGGACCACCGCCCCCGAGCCCGTCACCACGGCCCCCGCTCTCCCCGCCCCCGCCCTGGAGATCGCCGCCGGGTACGCCTTCGCCGGGCCCGCCCTCGATCTCGGCGCGCTCGTGTGGGACGGCCGGTGCCTGCCGGACGCGCAGATCCGGATTCCGCTGGGGATGCTCAACCGGCACGGCCTCGTCGCGGGCGCCACCGGCACCGGCAAGACCAAGACGCTCCAGCTCATCGCCGAGCAGCTGGCCGCGCAGGGCGTCCCGGTCTTCCTCGCCGACATCAAGGGCGACGTCTCCGGCATCTCGGCCGCGGGCGAGCCGGGCCACAGGGTGTCGCAGCGGTCGGCCGAGGTCGGTCAGGAGTGGCGGGCGACCGGATTTCCGAGCGAGTTCTACGCGCTCGGCGGCATCGGCCCCGGCATCCCCCTGCGGGCCACCATCACCGGCTTCGGCCCGGTCCTGCTCTCCAAGTGCCTCCAGCTCAACCAGACGCAGGAGCAGTCGCTCGGCCTGATCTTCCATTACGCGGACCAGAAGGGCCTCGAACTCGTCGACCTCAAGGACCTGCGCGCGGTCGTCACGTTCCTCACCTCCGACGAGGGCAAGCCGGAGCTGAAGACCATCGGCGGGCTCTCCACCGCCACGGCGGGGGTGATCCTGCGCGCCCTGACCGCGTTCGAGCAGCAGGGCATGGGCGACTTCTTCGGCGAGCCCGAGTTCGACAGCAGCGAGCTGCTGCGCACGGCCCCGGACGGCCGCGGCCTGGTCTCCGTACTCGAACTGCCCGCCGTGCAGGACAAGCCGCATCTCTTCTCGACGTTCCTGATGTGGCTGCTCGCCGATCTCTTCCAGGACCTTCCCGAGGTCGGCGATGTGGAGAAGCCGAAGCTGGTCTTCTTCTTCGACGAGGCGCATCTGCTCTTCAGCGGTGCGTCGAAGGCGTTCCTGGAGGCGATCACGCAGACCGTGCGGTTGATCCGGTCCAAGGGTGTGGGCGTGTTCTTTGTGACTCAAACGCCGAAAGACGTGCCGTCCGATGTCCTCGCCCAGCTCGGCAACCGGGTCCAGCACGCGCTGCGCGCCTTCACGCCCGACGACCAGAAGGCGCTGAAGTCGACCGTCAGGACGTTCCCCCACTCCGCGTACGACCTCGAGGAGCTGGTGACCTCGCTCGGTACGGGTGAGGCCGTGGTCACCGTGCTGAGCGAGAAGGGTGCGCCGACACCGGTCGCCGCGACCCGGCTGCGGGCGCCCGAGTCGCTGATGGGGCCCATCGACGCGGCCGCGCTCGACAAGGCCGTGAAGGAGTCGGTCCTGTACTCGCGCTACGCGAACGCCGTCGACCGTGAGTCCGCGTACGAGAAGCTGACGGCCCAGGAGGCCGAGACGCAGGCGCGCAAGGACGCCGAGGCGCAGGCCGCGGAGGCGGCGAAGGCGGAGAAGGCGGCGGCGCGGGGTTCTGGGGGGCGTGGGAAGCCCAAGGAGGACGCGTCGGTCGTAGAACAGGTGGTGGGCAGCGGGATCTTCAAGTCGCTTGCCCGGTCGGTCGGTACGCAGTTGGGGCGGGAGATCTCGCGGTCGCTGTTCGGGACGCGGCGGAGGTAACGGTCTCAGTGGTGGTCCCGGTCCCGCGGGTGCGGGGCCGGGACCTTTGTTGTGCGGGCGGCTCAGGTGCGGTCCTGCGGGTCCGTGTCCTGTGCCTTGTCGTCGGTCGGGGGCGTGGGCTTCGGGGTCTCGCGTGCGGGGCGTACGGCGCGACCGTCGCGTACCGCTTCGGCGCGCAGGAGGGCGCGCAGGACCGCGTAAGGGTCGATGGGCATGAAGGTGTCGTCCTTGTCGTGCGTGGGGGGTGTGCAGGCTCGGTCCGCCGGGAGGGCGGAGCCGGACTGTCAGCAGCGCAGGACGACGCAGCGCAGGGCGTTCAAGGAGTTGAGGGTGGCGCGGGGCGCACGGGGGCGCGCGGGTGGCGCGGGAGGGCGCGCGGGGAGCACGTGGGTGGCGCGTTGGGCGGGGAGGCGAGTGGCGTGCCCCGT
The DNA window shown above is from Streptomyces sp. NBC_01445 and carries:
- a CDS encoding helicase HerA-like domain-containing protein gives rise to the protein MSDSEPIPAGPANAKPSSGVDAGAGLTPGTAASSAPGGTGEASPTGTTAPEPVTTAPALPAPALEIAAGYAFAGPALDLGALVWDGRCLPDAQIRIPLGMLNRHGLVAGATGTGKTKTLQLIAEQLAAQGVPVFLADIKGDVSGISAAGEPGHRVSQRSAEVGQEWRATGFPSEFYALGGIGPGIPLRATITGFGPVLLSKCLQLNQTQEQSLGLIFHYADQKGLELVDLKDLRAVVTFLTSDEGKPELKTIGGLSTATAGVILRALTAFEQQGMGDFFGEPEFDSSELLRTAPDGRGLVSVLELPAVQDKPHLFSTFLMWLLADLFQDLPEVGDVEKPKLVFFFDEAHLLFSGASKAFLEAITQTVRLIRSKGVGVFFVTQTPKDVPSDVLAQLGNRVQHALRAFTPDDQKALKSTVRTFPHSAYDLEELVTSLGTGEAVVTVLSEKGAPTPVAATRLRAPESLMGPIDAAALDKAVKESVLYSRYANAVDRESAYEKLTAQEAETQARKDAEAQAAEAAKAEKAAARGSGGRGKPKEDASVVEQVVGSGIFKSLARSVGTQLGREISRSLFGTRRR
- a CDS encoding LytR C-terminal domain-containing protein, whose translation is MSMLTPPGMGGKYRITGDKYPRMRRSRGRSRIVLAVVASVVAVGLIGWGTLQLIDVFTGGGDKASAAGATGDCRTKTSASPSASPKILPKPGQVTVNVLNATPRSGLAKQTADELKKRGFAIGDVGNATKAYDKKVKGPGLLLGARAATDAALPVLGTQLAGAELKTDTRAKPAEVDLIIGTAFKQLTTKADADKALAALAKTSPTSATSKKHC
- a CDS encoding type II toxin-antitoxin system VapB family antitoxin, with amino-acid sequence MIFKRIGNGRPYPDHGRESTRQWADVAPRPVRLDQLVTTKGQLDLETLLAEDSTFYGDLFAHVVKWQGDLYLEDGLHRAVRAALQQRQVLHARVLELG